A window of Methanolobus sediminis contains these coding sequences:
- a CDS encoding cadherin-like beta sandwich domain-containing protein, translating to MSAQNATFNFISGNVSDGVEIDAENSTFQFIAGNISGGVSLTEPSRVVINATATGLPEITVEGSAEGSDIDNLGNEELELIAEANVTVAGTINVTGVIPTERTARGSLSLSPTSAIYNNNIDMVITYTLGEGLTNGMVNITVPTGFTIADTDDLTIAGAAATVATNVNAAYNGNILTISNVDINKDQTIVLALGTQAISSSGTYDFTANATNTSKLTSNEATARFTSLLNNDADLSALAVSSGSLNPVFSSGTTNYTVNVTYDISSIDVTATLSDSNASLMINGEAATSAVAKSVTLEAAGEATVISVVVAAEDGITTKTYNLTVNRAATDTTPSATTSGITSQTLGAVGSKEVTLNVTVQNAAGDALTGYVATDFTVVIDGGSAVDFSGSPFSGFTDNSDGNYTVVYTGVADGTGYAFQL from the coding sequence ATGTCTGCACAAAATGCAACATTTAACTTCATATCAGGAAATGTCAGCGATGGAGTAGAAATTGATGCTGAAAATTCAACTTTCCAGTTCATTGCAGGAAATATTTCAGGTGGTGTCAGTCTCACTGAACCATCCAGGGTGGTAATAAATGCAACTGCTACAGGCCTTCCTGAAATTACGGTAGAGGGAAGTGCTGAAGGTTCGGACATTGACAACCTTGGTAATGAGGAACTAGAACTTATTGCAGAAGCAAATGTGACTGTCGCCGGAACTATAAATGTCACTGGTGTAATTCCTACTGAGAGGACAGCTCGTGGTAGTCTTTCACTCTCACCTACATCTGCAATTTATAACAATAATATTGACATGGTAATAACATATACACTTGGTGAAGGACTTACCAATGGAATGGTTAATATTACCGTGCCAACTGGATTTACTATAGCTGATACTGATGATCTTACCATTGCAGGCGCAGCTGCAACAGTTGCAACTAATGTCAATGCTGCATATAATGGTAACATACTGACCATTTCTAATGTCGATATAAACAAGGACCAGACAATTGTACTGGCTCTGGGTACACAAGCAATAAGCAGTTCAGGCACATATGATTTCACTGCAAATGCAACTAACACTTCAAAACTTACGAGTAATGAAGCAACTGCAAGGTTCACTTCATTACTAAACAATGATGCAGATCTTAGTGCTCTAGCAGTGAGTTCTGGATCATTAAACCCAGTTTTTAGCTCAGGTACAACAAATTATACTGTCAATGTGACATATGATATAAGTTCAATCGATGTTACAGCTACATTATCAGATTCTAACGCATCATTGATGATCAATGGAGAAGCTGCAACCAGTGCAGTTGCAAAATCTGTAACACTTGAAGCTGCTGGGGAAGCAACTGTAATTTCAGTTGTAGTAGCCGCAGAGGATGGAATTACTACCAAAACATATAATTTGACTGTAAATAGGGCTGCTACGGATACTACTCCAAGTGCTACAACATCTGGAATAACCAGTCAGACACTGGGAGCAGTTGGTAGCAAGGAAGTAACCCTGAATGTAACTGTTCAGAATGCAGCAGGCGATGCACTCACGGGTTATGTAGCAACCGACTTTACAGTAGTAATAGACGGTGGATCAGCAGTGGACTTCTCAGGTTCACCATTCTCCGGCTTTACTGACAACAGT